Proteins from one Bacillota bacterium LX-D genomic window:
- a CDS encoding phosphoglucomutase/phosphomannomutase family protein encodes MIKFGTDGWRAIIAEDFTFANVEIVAQSIANYVNEIGSGAQGLIIGYDNRFLSEHFAQRVGEVLAGNKIPAFVTAAPCPTPVTAYAILEEKAAGAIMITASHNPPEYNGIKFIPWYAGPAVPAITNRIEECLESVMAAGEVNKTTKEKSLEAGLWKEIDPKESYLNQLAKIVDLGEIGRAGLKIVLDPMFGAGIGYLEKLLENRAICAALHDYRDPLFGGTLPEPTGPILRTLRKKVLQDRADLGLALDGDADRFGIIDDDGTYISPNQVLSLLYYHLVKRKGLQGPVARTVATTHLLDKMAHSFGQEVVETPVGFKYIGQMMREKGSILGGEESGGLSIAGHIPEKDGILAAALMAEIRAATGKSLQRNLQELADEFGRFHSARIDVHTSREIKEKTLNLLQGYAPKDLAGIDVKEIVRIDGVKILLADDSWVLIRPSGTEPLFRIYTETQNYSLIKILPEALRSALNI; translated from the coding sequence ATGATCAAATTTGGTACAGATGGTTGGAGGGCTATTATCGCTGAAGACTTTACCTTTGCTAACGTGGAAATTGTAGCCCAAAGTATTGCAAATTATGTTAACGAAATTGGTTCAGGTGCCCAAGGCTTAATTATCGGTTATGATAATCGCTTTTTATCTGAGCATTTTGCCCAGAGGGTAGGAGAAGTACTGGCTGGGAATAAAATTCCTGCTTTCGTTACAGCTGCTCCTTGTCCTACACCGGTTACTGCTTATGCTATTTTAGAAGAGAAGGCGGCTGGGGCAATTATGATTACAGCCAGCCATAATCCTCCTGAATATAACGGCATTAAATTTATTCCCTGGTATGCTGGTCCGGCAGTTCCGGCTATTACAAACCGCATTGAAGAATGTTTGGAAAGTGTAATGGCAGCAGGGGAAGTTAACAAGACCACGAAAGAGAAGTCTTTGGAAGCAGGACTTTGGAAGGAAATAGATCCTAAAGAGAGTTATCTAAACCAGTTAGCTAAAATAGTAGATTTAGGGGAAATCGGCCGAGCCGGTTTAAAAATAGTTTTAGATCCAATGTTTGGAGCGGGAATCGGCTACTTAGAAAAGTTACTAGAGAACCGGGCTATTTGTGCAGCTCTTCATGATTATCGTGATCCCCTCTTTGGAGGCACCTTGCCGGAGCCTACAGGGCCCATTTTACGCACTTTACGCAAAAAAGTACTTCAGGACAGGGCTGATTTAGGTTTGGCCCTGGATGGAGATGCTGACCGCTTTGGCATTATCGATGATGATGGAACTTATATTAGCCCTAATCAGGTCTTATCTCTTCTTTATTATCATTTAGTCAAAAGGAAAGGTCTACAAGGCCCAGTGGCTAGAACTGTTGCTACTACCCACCTTTTAGACAAAATGGCCCATTCCTTTGGGCAAGAAGTTGTAGAAACTCCCGTTGGCTTTAAATATATTGGACAAATGATGCGTGAAAAAGGCAGCATATTAGGCGGAGAAGAAAGCGGAGGTTTAAGTATTGCCGGCCATATTCCAGAAAAAGATGGGATCTTGGCGGCTGCTTTAATGGCGGAAATTAGAGCTGCTACAGGGAAATCTTTGCAAAGGAATCTGCAGGAATTAGCCGATGAGTTTGGCCGTTTCCACAGTGCTAGAATTGATGTTCATACTAGCCGGGAAATTAAGGAAAAGACTTTGAATTTATTACAAGGATATGCTCCCAAGGACTTAGCGGGAATTGATGTAAAGGAGATTGTTCGCATAGATGGGGTAAAAATACTTCTAGCAGACGACAGTTGGGTACTTATTAGGCCTTCTGGCACGGAACCTTTATTTAGAATTTATACGGAAACCCAAAACTACAGCCTTATTAAAATTTTGCCAGAAGCATTGCGCTCTGCTTTAAATATTTGA
- a CDS encoding HEAT repeat domain-containing protein, producing MNEQEILSKLSLERPGAECIAYLDQLSLTPSKEKALAVSSLLKHPDYLTRCKAYGVLRKIFDPVILPKLYTILQTEQSEEFRLHTLELIQLIGEESSVLTLGSLLSDFNPFVVRGSIVALGGIGGREAVRTILEFASKPQGRIIRREVVAEALGYALQKVQDPEEFLAALQQENKRVKHYLQDLELKAPPIPHFTVYPSADYFSLQAKSRGIDYKKFKRMIK from the coding sequence ATGAATGAGCAAGAAATACTTTCTAAACTCAGTTTAGAACGGCCTGGCGCTGAATGTATTGCTTATTTAGATCAGTTAAGTTTAACCCCTAGCAAAGAAAAAGCTTTAGCTGTAAGCAGTCTCTTAAAGCACCCGGATTATTTAACTCGCTGCAAAGCATATGGGGTTCTGCGAAAAATCTTCGACCCCGTTATTTTGCCTAAGTTATATACCATCTTACAGACAGAACAAAGTGAAGAATTTCGCCTCCATACCTTAGAATTAATTCAACTCATTGGGGAAGAGTCAAGTGTACTGACACTGGGCTCCCTCCTTTCCGACTTTAACCCTTTTGTGGTTCGGGGAAGCATCGTAGCTTTAGGAGGTATTGGAGGAAGAGAAGCTGTTCGGACTATTTTAGAGTTTGCTAGTAAGCCTCAAGGGAGAATTATCCGCAGAGAAGTTGTAGCCGAAGCTTTAGGCTATGCTCTGCAAAAAGTTCAAGATCCCGAAGAATTTTTAGCTGCTCTGCAGCAGGAAAACAAGAGGGTTAAACATTATTTGCAAGATTTAGAGCTGAAGGCTCCTCCAATACCCCACTTTACAGTGTATCCTTCGGCAGATTATTTTAGCCTTCAGGCAAAAAGCAGAGGCATCGATTATAAAAAGTTTAAAAGGATGATCAAGTAG
- a CDS encoding competence/damage-inducible protein A translates to MKAYLIFTGTELLLGQIVNTNARYLAKELAQMGIDLYTLVTVGDNRQRIAEAISLAQGKADLIIINGGLGPTEDDITREALADALQLKLVESSEAKAVVERYFKLKGRPLDQIKKKQFLAPEGAQILDNRIGTAPGIVVTAGESTYCLLPGPSREMEIMFTEQLMPYLQAKYHLDQTIQSKVLKVVGLGEPQVEDKVKEFLPCPNPTLAPTVKLGEVHLRITAKGKDSSEVQQLIKQMEKKVRSKLDDYIYGTDEETLERVIGEILTRNQLKIATVESCTGGLLAHRLTNVAGSSMYFQMGAVTYASRWKTRLAGVGVEKLAAYGAVSPETAEAMAKGLREYTNSDLTIAITGLAGPGGGTPEKPVGLVYIAINFRGNIVIEREQFFGDRTSIKAQAAQRALVLLWELLRYE, encoded by the coding sequence ATGAAAGCCTATCTTATTTTTACAGGCACTGAACTGCTGCTGGGGCAGATTGTCAATACTAATGCCCGGTATTTAGCTAAAGAGCTAGCTCAAATGGGCATTGATCTTTATACTCTTGTGACAGTTGGGGATAATAGACAAAGAATAGCTGAAGCCATCAGTTTGGCTCAGGGCAAGGCTGATTTAATAATTATTAATGGAGGTTTAGGGCCTACCGAAGATGACATAACTAGGGAAGCATTAGCAGATGCTTTACAGTTAAAGCTTGTGGAAAGCAGCGAAGCTAAGGCTGTTGTGGAGCGCTATTTTAAGTTAAAGGGCCGGCCCTTAGACCAAATTAAGAAAAAACAGTTTTTAGCACCTGAAGGAGCGCAAATTTTAGATAATAGAATAGGTACGGCTCCGGGCATTGTAGTAACAGCAGGAGAGAGTACATACTGCCTTTTACCGGGGCCAAGCAGGGAAATGGAAATAATGTTTACAGAACAGCTAATGCCCTATCTGCAGGCTAAGTATCATTTGGATCAGACCATTCAATCTAAGGTGCTGAAAGTAGTAGGTTTAGGAGAGCCTCAGGTTGAGGATAAAGTTAAGGAGTTCCTTCCTTGCCCCAATCCAACTCTGGCTCCTACTGTAAAACTTGGAGAAGTCCATTTACGCATTACAGCCAAAGGGAAGGATAGCTCGGAGGTACAGCAGTTAATTAAGCAAATGGAAAAGAAGGTTCGCAGTAAGCTTGATGATTATATTTATGGAACAGACGAGGAAACTTTGGAGCGAGTAATTGGGGAAATACTTACTCGTAATCAATTGAAAATTGCTACTGTGGAATCCTGCACGGGAGGATTATTAGCCCATCGGCTGACTAACGTAGCAGGAAGTTCCATGTATTTCCAAATGGGTGCTGTTACTTATGCCAGCAGATGGAAAACTAGGCTGGCGGGGGTTGGAGTGGAAAAATTAGCTGCTTATGGTGCTGTAAGCCCGGAAACAGCTGAGGCAATGGCTAAAGGACTTAGGGAATATACTAACAGCGACTTGACTATTGCTATTACAGGACTAGCCGGGCCTGGAGGAGGAACTCCCGAGAAGCCTGTTGGTTTAGTATATATTGCCATTAATTTTCGGGGCAACATTGTCATCGAGAGAGAACAATTCTTTGGGGACAGAACTAGTATTAAAGCCCAGGCTGCCCAAAGAGCATTAGTTTTACTTTGGGAGCTGCTGCGCTATGAATGA
- a CDS encoding MraY family glycosyltransferase: MHISLPVILLCACLISLGVTPLVKKLAYKIGATDAPDARKVHQSLMPRIGGLGIYLSFTAVVLLTQELTTQIVGLLLGGTLIVLIGVVDDTFGLSPKLKLAGQIAAAFILVHFGYRVHFITYPFGEGVIFLKQFSIPVTILWIIGVTNAINLIDGLDGLAAGTSAIAAVTMAVVAWIDGQILVTVLALILAASILGFLRYNFNPAQIFMGDSGSLFLGFNLGAMAILGLTKGATIISVFIPIVILGIPIMDTLFAIIRRFYNGKPIFQPDKKHLHHCLLEIGLTHKQTVLVIYAIDLCLGGSAVLLSKLSAAHSYMFLIALTVITIVGANKLGVLSGKVSYQLPTAVEPKFKTRS; the protein is encoded by the coding sequence TTGCATATTTCTTTGCCGGTGATTTTGCTTTGTGCCTGCTTGATTTCTTTAGGGGTAACCCCTTTAGTTAAAAAGCTGGCTTACAAGATTGGTGCTACAGATGCACCTGATGCTAGGAAGGTGCATCAAAGCTTAATGCCCCGAATTGGGGGATTGGGCATTTACTTATCTTTTACGGCCGTTGTGCTGCTTACTCAGGAATTGACAACTCAGATTGTGGGACTGCTCTTAGGAGGAACTTTAATTGTCCTTATCGGAGTAGTAGATGATACCTTTGGTTTATCACCTAAATTAAAATTAGCAGGTCAAATTGCTGCTGCTTTTATTTTGGTGCATTTTGGCTATAGAGTGCATTTTATTACTTATCCTTTTGGGGAAGGGGTAATTTTTCTCAAACAGTTTTCCATTCCGGTAACAATACTTTGGATTATTGGAGTAACTAATGCCATTAATTTAATTGATGGTTTAGACGGTTTGGCAGCAGGTACTTCAGCAATTGCAGCTGTAACCATGGCAGTTGTTGCCTGGATTGATGGACAAATTTTAGTTACAGTTTTAGCTTTGATTTTGGCAGCTAGTATTTTAGGCTTTTTGCGTTATAATTTCAACCCGGCTCAGATTTTTATGGGAGACAGCGGATCCCTGTTTCTAGGATTCAACCTAGGAGCCATGGCAATTTTAGGTTTAACTAAGGGAGCAACAATTATCTCTGTATTTATTCCTATTGTGATTTTAGGAATTCCCATTATGGATACGCTTTTTGCTATTATTCGCCGCTTTTATAACGGCAAACCTATTTTTCAACCGGATAAAAAACATTTGCATCATTGCTTGCTGGAAATAGGCTTAACCCATAAGCAGACGGTTTTGGTAATCTATGCTATTGACCTGTGCTTAGGGGGAAGTGCAGTACTTTTAAGCAAACTTTCAGCAGCCCATAGTTATATGTTTTTAATTGCTTTAACTGTGATTACGATAGTGGGGGCAAACAAATTAGGTGTTTTATCGGGAAAAGTTTCCTATCAGCTGCCTACAGCTGTGGAACCGAAGTTTAAAACTAGAAGCTAA
- the fabZ gene encoding 3-hydroxyacyl-ACP dehydratase FabZ, giving the protein MLNTVEIQKILPHRYPFLLVDRVISIEEGKKITGIKNVTINEPFFQGHFPEYPVMPGVLIIEALAQVGAVAMLSKPEYQGKIAFLAGIDGARFRRQVFPGDTLELKVELLKLRGNIGKARGEAYVGEELACQVELMFAIEK; this is encoded by the coding sequence ATGTTAAATACTGTTGAAATTCAAAAAATCTTACCCCATCGTTATCCATTTTTATTAGTTGATAGGGTTATTTCTATTGAAGAAGGGAAAAAGATTACGGGGATTAAAAATGTAACTATTAACGAGCCTTTTTTCCAAGGCCATTTTCCAGAGTATCCAGTAATGCCAGGGGTGCTGATTATTGAAGCATTGGCTCAAGTAGGGGCAGTTGCTATGCTAAGTAAACCTGAGTATCAAGGGAAAATAGCTTTTTTAGCAGGAATTGATGGAGCCCGTTTCCGGAGGCAAGTTTTCCCTGGAGACACTTTAGAACTAAAGGTTGAACTGTTAAAATTAAGGGGCAACATTGGTAAAGCCAGAGGGGAAGCTTATGTAGGAGAGGAGCTTGCTTGTCAAGTAGAATTAATGTTTGCCATTGAAAAGTAA
- the murJ gene encoding murein biosynthesis integral membrane protein MurJ → MSKLAKAAFIVLIMNLISRVLGFVRDAVIAKQFGASGATDAYLVAYTLPYSLQAILGVAFATLVVPVVTGYLLRKEEEQGWKVVSSMLNGTTLLLTILTILGMIFAPFLVRIMAPGFSGQTVELTAHLSRIMFPSIIFMGTGMLLTGVLNAGKQFTIPAFAPALANIIVILAVLVFGAEYRVEGLAYGTLAGFVGFFLIQIPNLRKINFRYHWVMNFQDPGVRSMIFAIVPMSLSISINQILLALNRFFASHLTAGSITALDFANRLMNLPLGIFAAAVSTAIFPAMAEGVAKKDFAALAQTVRKGLGMVTVAIVPAAIGLIVLKEPIVRLVFERGAFDARATVLTSTSLLYFSLGLWFIAVNTILTRAFYAMQDLKSPLLLGLVSVVADIVLSIILLPKMGHNGLALANSLAAVLNMFQLYWSLQLKVKGIGSKGLVKTTVVTFGASLAMGAVAVALYSGLGNWFGISQLGNLINLTITCTCSALLYVLLVLAFKIDEIQAFLAILKRKNKIAN, encoded by the coding sequence ATGAGCAAACTTGCCAAAGCAGCTTTTATTGTCTTAATTATGAATTTAATCAGCAGAGTTCTTGGCTTTGTCCGGGACGCTGTTATTGCCAAACAATTTGGGGCAAGTGGTGCTACCGATGCTTATTTAGTTGCCTATACTTTGCCATATTCTTTACAAGCCATCTTAGGGGTGGCTTTTGCTACTTTAGTCGTACCTGTAGTAACCGGTTATTTACTGCGGAAGGAAGAAGAGCAGGGCTGGAAAGTAGTTTCTTCTATGCTCAATGGAACTACATTGCTCCTTACAATATTAACAATCTTAGGGATGATTTTTGCACCTTTCTTAGTTAGAATTATGGCTCCTGGCTTTAGCGGCCAAACAGTAGAGTTAACAGCTCATTTAAGCAGAATTATGTTTCCTTCTATTATATTTATGGGAACAGGAATGCTTTTAACAGGCGTTTTAAATGCAGGCAAACAATTTACCATACCTGCTTTTGCTCCTGCTTTAGCTAATATTATTGTTATTTTAGCGGTGCTTGTTTTTGGTGCTGAATACCGGGTAGAAGGTTTGGCCTATGGTACTTTAGCCGGTTTTGTGGGCTTCTTTTTAATTCAAATACCCAATTTAAGGAAAATTAACTTTCGTTATCATTGGGTAATGAATTTTCAGGATCCAGGGGTCCGCAGTATGATTTTCGCTATTGTGCCTATGTCCTTAAGTATTTCTATTAACCAAATTTTATTAGCTTTAAATAGGTTTTTTGCATCCCATTTAACTGCTGGCAGCATCACTGCCTTAGACTTTGCTAATCGGCTGATGAATTTGCCTTTAGGGATTTTTGCGGCAGCTGTTTCTACGGCTATTTTCCCAGCTATGGCTGAAGGAGTAGCGAAAAAAGATTTTGCTGCTTTGGCCCAGACTGTCAGAAAAGGTTTAGGCATGGTGACTGTAGCCATTGTCCCGGCAGCAATTGGGTTAATAGTTCTAAAAGAGCCAATTGTGCGGTTAGTATTTGAACGGGGTGCTTTTGATGCCCGGGCTACGGTGCTGACTTCAACGTCTTTATTATATTTTAGTCTGGGACTATGGTTTATCGCCGTCAATACTATTTTAACTAGAGCTTTTTATGCTATGCAGGATTTAAAATCTCCCCTTCTTTTGGGACTAGTTTCTGTTGTGGCTGACATTGTTTTAAGTATAATCTTACTGCCTAAAATGGGTCATAATGGGTTAGCTTTAGCCAACTCTTTAGCAGCAGTCTTAAATATGTTTCAACTCTATTGGTCTTTGCAGCTTAAAGTCAAAGGGATTGGTTCCAAGGGGCTGGTGAAAACTACTGTAGTAACTTTTGGGGCTTCTTTAGCCATGGGAGCCGTAGCAGTAGCCCTTTATTCTGGTCTGGGCAATTGGTTCGGCATAAGCCAACTTGGTAATTTAATCAACTTAACTATAACTTGCACTTGCAGTGCCTTACTTTATGTACTTTTAGTTCTAGCATTTAAAATAGATGAAATTCAAGCCTTTCTGGCTATACTAAAGCGGAAAAATAAAATAGCAAATTAA
- a CDS encoding copper amine oxidase N-terminal domain-containing protein, translating into MSRLLKSIFLVGAILFSVCTFVPEHAWAASSRVMWEWRNTVSIAHPGHVQVLENNNLLVTTNGYSGPAVLEVNGEKKTIWQYKKMQANSAVRLPNGNTLIADSGAPGYPRKPRVIEVNPSGVNIWQYDLLSRANAPRYAEKTPSGNVLIVTPTKIMEVGANKQLVWSFAQGLVNPVKAHRLSNGHTLIVDRGYRGGRVFEVDSAGQTVWHYGDGKKGTALGKLSGPTEAVRHEDGSTAIIDLDSARMIDLDRENKVTKIIYWQDVLDSLPILNLWGAALGNDGKYYLSLSYTSGKSAVVEFNDKSMKSYVDGQWIYSEKLPVISNGTIFVPAREFITALGAKLSWDPQTKQLTVYKGAGTAIAKLNSTKATLNGTEVTLQAAPKIMGSTLMVPLRLAAEACSAGFSWDETTKTINFTTTPPRQN; encoded by the coding sequence ATGAGTCGACTCTTGAAAAGTATTTTCCTAGTTGGAGCAATTTTATTCAGTGTTTGCACCTTTGTACCTGAACATGCTTGGGCAGCTTCCTCACGGGTTATGTGGGAATGGAGAAATACTGTTAGTATAGCTCACCCGGGACATGTACAGGTTTTAGAGAATAATAATCTACTTGTGACAACCAATGGGTATAGCGGCCCGGCTGTGCTGGAGGTTAACGGGGAAAAGAAAACTATTTGGCAATATAAAAAGATGCAAGCCAATAGCGCCGTGAGATTGCCTAATGGCAATACTTTAATTGCTGACAGCGGAGCTCCGGGGTATCCTCGTAAGCCAAGGGTCATTGAGGTAAATCCCTCGGGGGTTAATATCTGGCAATATGATTTGCTTAGCCGGGCTAATGCACCTCGCTATGCGGAAAAAACTCCCAGCGGGAATGTTTTAATAGTTACTCCCACAAAAATTATGGAAGTAGGGGCTAATAAACAGCTTGTTTGGTCTTTTGCCCAGGGTTTAGTTAATCCTGTCAAGGCCCATCGTTTAAGTAACGGCCATACTTTAATCGTTGATCGAGGTTATCGTGGGGGCAGAGTTTTTGAAGTAGATAGTGCTGGTCAAACTGTTTGGCACTATGGGGATGGCAAGAAAGGAACTGCTTTAGGCAAACTTTCGGGACCAACGGAGGCAGTTCGCCATGAAGATGGCAGCACTGCAATTATCGATTTAGACAGTGCCCGCATGATTGATTTAGACCGAGAAAACAAAGTTACGAAGATTATTTATTGGCAGGATGTTTTAGATTCACTGCCTATTCTGAATCTTTGGGGAGCAGCTTTAGGTAATGATGGGAAATACTATCTAAGTCTTAGTTATACCAGCGGCAAATCAGCTGTTGTGGAATTTAATGATAAATCCATGAAATCTTATGTAGATGGACAATGGATCTACTCTGAGAAATTGCCTGTAATTAGCAACGGAACAATTTTTGTGCCCGCTAGGGAATTCATCACAGCTCTTGGAGCCAAACTCAGCTGGGATCCACAAACCAAACAATTAACTGTCTATAAAGGGGCCGGGACAGCAATTGCTAAATTAAATTCTACCAAGGCAACTCTTAACGGCACAGAGGTTACGTTACAGGCAGCACCGAAAATTATGGGCAGTACTTTAATGGTTCCTCTGCGTTTGGCAGCAGAAGCTTGTAGTGCTGGTTTTTCCTGGGATGAGACAACGAAAACTATTAATTTTACCACTACACCTCCCCGGCAGAATTAG